Proteins encoded in a region of the Malaciobacter mytili LMG 24559 genome:
- a CDS encoding NAD(P)H-dependent glycerol-3-phosphate dehydrogenase, translated as MANIAVIGAGKWGQALHYALSQKQECLITSRTKRDIKNFVDLNTAMQCEYLVIAIPAQQIRQWLKENFSFKNQKVLVASKGIEASSGKFLNEIYEEFIPRENLGFISGPSFAAEVIQGLPCALVINSLNKSLFDEYEKFFPNFIKTYYSDDVIGAEICGAYKNVLAIASGICEGLNLGNNARASLISRGLVEMQRFGSHFGAKMETFIGLSGAGDLFLTASSELSRNFRVGLGLAKNRTLEEILEELGEVAEGVKTSYAINSLSQEHQIYTPIANEVFSILQGKNPIDSLKDLLRS; from the coding sequence ATGGCAAATATTGCAGTTATTGGTGCAGGTAAATGGGGACAAGCACTTCATTATGCTTTAAGCCAAAAACAAGAGTGTCTTATCACTTCAAGAACAAAAAGAGATATAAAAAATTTTGTGGATTTAAATACTGCTATGCAGTGTGAGTATTTAGTAATTGCTATACCAGCACAGCAAATAAGACAGTGGCTAAAAGAAAATTTTAGTTTTAAAAATCAAAAAGTATTAGTTGCTTCAAAAGGAATAGAGGCTTCAAGTGGGAAGTTTTTAAATGAGATATATGAAGAGTTTATTCCAAGGGAAAATTTAGGATTTATTTCAGGTCCTTCTTTTGCAGCAGAAGTTATACAAGGTCTGCCTTGTGCTTTAGTTATAAATAGTTTAAATAAGTCTTTATTTGATGAATATGAAAAGTTTTTCCCAAATTTTATTAAGACTTATTATAGTGATGATGTAATTGGTGCAGAAATTTGTGGAGCTTATAAAAATGTTTTAGCCATTGCAAGTGGAATTTGTGAAGGTTTAAATTTAGGTAATAATGCAAGAGCTTCTTTAATCTCAAGAGGTCTTGTAGAAATGCAAAGATTTGGTAGCCACTTTGGTGCAAAAATGGAAACATTTATTGGTTTAAGTGGGGCAGGAGACTTATTTTTAACTGCAAGTAGTGAATTAAGTAGAAACTTTAGAGTAGGGCTTGGACTTGCAAAAAATAGAACTCTAGAAGAGATTTTAGAAGAGTTAGGAGAAGTGGCTGAAGGAGTTAAAACTTCATATGCTATAAACTCTTTAAGTCAAGAACATCAAATTTATACTCCAATTGCAAATGAAGTATTTTCAATTTTACAAGGTAAAAATCCAATAGATAGTTTAAAAGACCTATTAAGAAGTTAA